In Aureibaculum algae, the following are encoded in one genomic region:
- a CDS encoding DUF389 domain-containing protein encodes MEENKKVEVDLDVKKEETQKKVTGILGGIKEFLIDLLDIKHDTNKEGTVQAIKDNISMKGHTAWILVFSILIASIGLNANSTAVVIGAMLISPLMGPILGVGLSIGINDIDTLRRSMVNLGVMVGLSLLTSFLFFSIPLFQDATTEILARTRPDVRDVFIALAGGLALIIAVSRPSAQTNTVAGVAIATALMPPLCTAGYGLATGQFSYFLGAMFLFTINTIFIALATFVIVKFLSFPMVKYINSAKRKRISQFASVVAFIILAGSIYSFYNLFRENEFKKTAQSFIHELKEGGVSIIGEDDKNIDYTNKKITLPLFNPVSDAQVGIWKNRMGELGLGEVELKIQQQDDTEMLAQVKNLQDLYSQNQKIITSRDENIKEKEDRIRLLENELNKFYKDQIPFKSVSEEAKINYDGIEKMSYAKKVVTDFSKIDSIAFFSIKWKVKMPKKELNMQEEKLKLWLKTRLALDTLKIIRE; translated from the coding sequence AAGGTTGAAGTTGATCTTGATGTAAAAAAAGAAGAAACCCAAAAGAAGGTTACTGGTATCTTAGGTGGTATAAAAGAGTTTTTGATAGATCTTTTAGACATAAAACACGATACGAATAAGGAAGGGACAGTACAGGCAATCAAGGATAATATTTCCATGAAAGGTCATACAGCTTGGATTTTGGTCTTTTCAATTCTTATAGCCTCCATCGGTTTAAATGCGAACTCAACAGCTGTTGTCATTGGAGCCATGTTAATATCGCCTTTAATGGGGCCAATATTAGGAGTTGGCTTGTCCATTGGTATTAATGATATTGATACTTTGAGACGCTCTATGGTTAATTTAGGGGTTATGGTGGGGTTAAGTTTGTTAACTTCTTTCTTGTTTTTTAGTATTCCATTGTTTCAAGATGCGACTACTGAAATTTTAGCAAGAACAAGACCTGATGTGCGTGATGTTTTTATAGCACTTGCGGGTGGCTTGGCACTTATTATAGCGGTTAGTAGACCTTCTGCTCAAACCAATACTGTAGCAGGTGTTGCTATTGCGACAGCATTAATGCCACCTTTATGTACCGCCGGTTATGGTTTAGCTACTGGTCAATTTTCCTATTTTCTTGGGGCTATGTTTTTGTTTACCATTAATACCATTTTCATAGCATTAGCAACATTTGTAATTGTTAAGTTTTTAAGTTTTCCGATGGTTAAGTATATAAATTCAGCTAAACGGAAGCGAATTAGTCAATTTGCCTCAGTGGTGGCATTTATTATACTGGCTGGAAGTATATATTCATTTTACAATTTATTTAGAGAAAATGAATTTAAAAAAACGGCACAATCTTTTATTCATGAACTAAAAGAAGGTGGAGTATCTATAATTGGGGAAGACGATAAAAATATTGATTATACCAATAAAAAAATAACACTGCCTTTATTCAATCCCGTTTCTGATGCTCAAGTTGGTATTTGGAAAAATAGGATGGGGGAGTTAGGTTTGGGAGAAGTTGAGTTGAAAATTCAGCAGCAAGATGATACGGAAATGTTAGCACAAGTAAAAAATCTACAGGATTTGTATTCTCAAAATCAAAAAATAATTACTTCTCGTGATGAAAATATCAAAGAAAAAGAGGATAGAATTAGATTATTAGAAAATGAACTTAATAAATTTTATAAAGATCAAATCCCTTTTAAATCGGTCAGTGAAGAAGCGAAAATAAATTATGATGGTATTGAGAAGATGAGCTATGCTAAAAAAGTGGTAACTGATTTCTCTAAGATCGATTCTATAGCTTTTTTTAGTATAAAATGGAAAGTTAAAATGCCAAAAAAGGAGTTGAATATGCAAGAGGAAAAACTCAAATTATGGCTTAAGACCCGATTAGCTTTGGATACCTTAAAAATTATACGAGAATAG